GAGGAACAACAGGACAGATCTGGGCTGAGGAGAACCTCGTAAATAAAGGCCTGATTCCGGCAGAAAATCTCAAGACATATGACAACTTCCCGCTTGTCATCGAGGACCTTAAAAACAAGAGAATTGACGCAGCAATCTATGACAGACCTTCAATGATTGCAGCAATCGAAGAGAAGCCAATCCACATAACAGGCGAGATTGACACAGGAGAGGAGTATGGAGTCGCAATCAGAAAGGACGACGTAGCACTTCTCGAAACAATCAACAACGGCCTTGCAAAACTTCACAAGGATCAGAAGTGGACTGAGCTTAAGGAAAAATACGGCCTTTAACCGTAAAAATCAAACTTAACTTTTTTAAAAATATAACTAAATAAAAATCTGTCCGAAATCGGCAGAATAAATAAGTATTAGGTAAAAAACAGAGATAATGTTGTACCGGAATTATAGCTATCAGTTTTGGTACCGGGAATAATCGGGCATGGATGCAATATCTATACTAATAGACTGGCTGCCGTATCTCCTATCCGGAATAATTGTCACAATGGGCCTTGTCGCCGCAGGACTTGGAATAGGTGTTCTTCTTGGTCTGCCGATGGCACTCGGACAGGTATATTCAAAATGGCCGGTCAGGGCCGCAATAGGCGTTTATGTATGGTTCTTCAGGGGCCTTCCTGTTCTTGTTCTTCTCTTTCTGTTTTACTTCGGTCTCTTCCCTGCAATTGGACTTGGAGATATGCCGGCGTTTTTCGTCGGAGCAACAGTGCTTGGGCTCAGAGGGGCCGCATATCAGTCGCAGATATTCAGAGGAGCTATTCAGTCGATAAGCGACGGGCAGATGACAGCCGCAAGATCACTTGGAATGAGCAGATTTACAGCTATAAAATCAATAATTCTGCCTCAGTCAGTACGAATTGCACTTCCGGGATGGTCAAATGAATATCCGAATATTCTCACAGATTCAGCAGTCTGCTATGCCATCGGTGTAATGGAATTAATCACAAGAACCTCACAGATAGTCTCACAGACATACCTTACAATGCCAATCTACATTGCCTGCGCCGGAGTATTCATCCTATTAAATTATGCAGGTATGAAAGGACTCTACATACTTGAGAACAGGCTGGCGATACCTGGTTTTGGCGGAAACAGCGGGGAAGTATAAATTATGTCAGACAATGATTATATCCTTAGAATAGAAGATATTCATAAAAAATACGGAAATAATGAAGTATTAAAAGGCGTCTCACTCGATGTAAAAAAAGGTGAGACGATCGTCTTCATAGGATCTTCGGGTACAGGCAAGAGTACTTTATTAAGGTGCATAAACCAGCTTACACCACCAGAAAAAGGGAGAGTATTTCTTAATGGTGAAGAGGTCACAAATTCCGGGAAGAGAATAAATAATTTCAGGCAGAAGATCGGTATGGTCTTTCAGAATTTTTACCTCTTTGACCACTTAACGGCAATCAGAAATGTTGAGATCGCCTTAATCAAAGTACGCGGGATGAAACCCGATGAGGCAAGAGAGAAAGCCATGAATGAACTCCGCCAGGTCGGAATGGAAGACTGGGCAGATCATTATCCTGCGGAACTTTCCGGAGGTCAGGCGCAGCGGGTCTCAATCGCACGTGCACTTGCAATGGATCCTGATGTAATACTCTTTGATGAACCGACATCGGCACTTGATCCTGAACTCACAAGGGAGGTTTTGGAGGTCATGAAGAAGCTGGCAAAAGACGGGATGACAATGCTTGTCGTAACCCACGAGATGGGATTTGCACAATCGGTTGCGAACAGGATTATATTTATGGAAGAAGGAAAGATCCTTGAGGAGGGCACACCTGAAGAGATCATGAACAATCCTAAATCCGAGAGGACAAAGAGTTTTATCGGGCAGTTTAATAGCGGATACTAAGGGAGGTATAAATGGACCAGATGACATTTATTGCAGAAATTCTGATGCCGGCACTGATCGGCGGACTTGTAATTACGCTTCAGCTCATTGCGCTGTCCGCACCTTTCGGACTCCTTGGAGGAATAGGAGTTGCTGTAGGGAGGACATACGGGGGGCGTTATACAGTAATCTTCTGCAAGGCCTATGTCACATTCATCAAAGGGTGCCCGCTTTTACTTCTGCTGTTTATTCTGTACTTCGGCCTGCCTTCAGTCGGCATCACACTCACTGCCTTTGTGGCATCAATAACCGGATTTATACTGTGCAATTCAGCTTACAGTTCAGAGTATATCCGCGGTTCGATGAAATCGATACGGGAAGGTCAGTTGATTGCCGCAAGAGCGCTCGGCATGACAGAAAGGCAGGTAATTGTAAATATTGTACTCCCACAGGCACTCAGAAGAGCAATTCCCGGACTATCCAATGAATTCATCTACCTGATAAAATATTCGTCACTTGCATATATGCTCACAGTAATAGAGCTTACAGGTGCAGGAAAACTTGTGGCTACAAAATATTTCGCATACAATGAGGCATTTATAATGGTCGGTGCAGTCTATCTTCTGCTTGTGACTATAACAACATTCGGTGCAAATATGCTTGAAAAGAAGTATGCAATACCCGGAACCAGCGGGCGCTGAAAAATTAATCATTAATTTTTTCAGTGATTAAATAAATCTCTATATACGGACAGATTATTCATATTATTAGCTACAGATTGATGCTGAATGGCTGCATATTAAATCCATTCCGATAAATATCTGAACAGAGGGATTGTAATAAAAATTAAGAACAAGATAAATCTGATCACTCTTATTGTAGCCCTTGTGCTTATTCTGGGCCTTATTGCCGGAACTTACATAATAGTGCTTAACGGCCTCTTCAATATCGAAGAACATGAGGCCATAGATAATTCAGAGAGAGCAGAGAACTATATCTATTACAAAATATCTGATGTTGACAGAATAAATAAAGACTGGGCATTCTGGGATTCATCATACTATTTTATGGATGATAAAAACACAGAATTCATCGGAGAGAATTTTGTTGACTCCACATATTATAACCTCAAAATCAATTCAATCCTCTATTTTGACCTAAACAGCACACTATTTTATGGAGAATATTATAATCTGGATGATGATGAATTCACCAATATTCCAAAAGGGCTTTTAGATTCAATCAAAGAGCATATTTCAGTAAAAGGTCCTGATCCGTCAGAGGGCATCGCCGGATTCATGGAGGCAGATGGTAACCTCCACATTGTATCTATAAATCCGGTTCTGACAAGCAATATGGACGGAACTCCAAAGGGAATACTTGTTATGACAAAGGAGGTATCCGGAGAATATCTCAGTGAAATCTCAGATGAGATCAATATTGAACTGGAATTAACCGGAATTACGGGTCTGAACAGGGAATACCCTGAAATTAACGGCATGAATTCACGCCTCATTTCATATGGACCAGATGAGGAGGAGATCTATGTCAAATCAATGATATCTGACATCAGCGACAGGCCGGTTGCAGTGCTTACAGTTACTGACAGCAGGGATTTATTCGCTTTAGGTCTTAGTACAGTGACATTCTTCTCAGGATATGTACTTATTCTCTGTGCAGCAGTCGTTATAATCCTGAATATAACTTTTGAATCATTATTTACCAGAAGACTTGAATCAGTCTCTTATGAACTGAAAAGAATAGCAAGCACAAAAGATTATGAGTCACGTCTTAAAGATGAGCATGACGATGAAATATCATTAATCTCAGACTCCGGAAACATCCTGCTTGAAACAATACAGAGAAATGTGCAGCATCTTGAGGAGAAGAACCGTGAACTGAACAGGACACTCCTGAAGAAATCAGAACTTATTGCAGAACTCCACCACAGAGTTAAAAACAACCTTCAGTACATAATAAGCCTCCTCGGAATAAAGTCACTTAAAATAAAAGATCCTGAGGCACTTGAAGTAATTAATGATGCAACCGGAAGGATCAAATATCTCGGAATGATCCACGATGATCTCTACAGAAAAGAGGAGAGAAAAACTCTGCTCTTTAAGAGTCATCTCTTCGATCTGGCAAACCTTATCATGGAAGGCATGTCCGAAGAGAAGCGAGAGAAGATATCCGTTCAGATAACCGGCGATGAATTCGAGACCGATCTCTCATATGCAATTCCTCTAAGCACTGCTCTGTATGAACTGATTAAGAACTCAACCGAACATGCCTTTGATCAAAAAGGAGGCAGGATTGATATAGATATCAAAAAGAGCAATTCCGGGATTATAATAAAAGTAAAGGATGACGGAACAGGAATCGGAAATCCAGAGGGCAAAGAGTTCAGTTTTGGGATCAATTTTGCCAAAAATATCATTACAAAACAGTTATCCGGAACGATGGAAAATATCCGGTCCGAAACAGGGACATGCTGGTTGATATCACTTAAAAAGATCGGAACGGATGAAGAACACTCCCATAACCCGAAGCAATAATCACATAAAAATCCAAGGGAATAAAGAATAGTTCACATAACTCTGATTCAAATGAGACGAATTCTGATTGTTGAAGACGAAGATCTGATTGGGGAATTTATAAGGACGGTCGTAACCGAAATTATGGGTCATGAGGGTATAGGCCCTGTAATTTCATCTAAAGAGGCGTATGAAACAGCCATAGCTCTTAAACCGGATTTAATCCTGATGGACATACGCCTTGCCGGTGAAGGTGACGGCATTGAGGCTGCTGAGAAAATCAGGAAAAGCGGAATAGATATCCCGATAATATTCACTTCGGCAAGCACTGAAGCGGCTACAGTGAAGAGAACTGAAGAGATCAGCAACTCAGAATTTCTTAAAAAACCCTTCGAGATCAAAGATCTGATCCGGCATATATCCGGATATATTTAGTAATAGTGCGGGATATAAGCAATCTGAGTAAATCTGTATCAAAAAAGTCACTCATGAACCAGCTGGTTAACAGATGATGAATGAAACAGTGCACTGTTTCATAGGAAATTCCGGCTATAAAAACAGAAACTGACTGTTCAAACCGGAAATTTACAAAAAAAGATGATTAAACCTGAATATCTCAGGCAAGTTTATACTTCTCAATAAGTTCTTTCCAGTATGGGTCTGCCATAAGCATATCAAGACCGTCATTGAGTGCGTTAAGAAGTCTTACATCGTCCTTCCGGACAGCAATTCCGTACTCTTCATCTGTCTGAATTGTACCGAGCATGACAACATCATCCTTTTCAGCGATAATGTCCTTTACTACCGGAGTATCGTACATTGCTGCATCAATTCTCTTGTTTTCAAGATCTGAAACTGCAAGTGGGAAATTGTCATAGAGTTTGAGGTTATCCTCAGGCATAAGTTCTGTCTTAATGAGGTTTGTTTCAATCCACTCTGCTGCTGTTGAACCTCTCTGTGCACCGCAGACAACCTTTCCGGCTTTATAGTCATCAAGTGTTATTTCAGAGTCTGCCCTTACAGCAACTGCCTGATTTGCAACCCAGTATGGCTTTGAGAAGTTTACTTTCTCAAGTCTCTCGTCTGTGATTGTCATTCCTGAATAGACCATGTCAATCTTTCCTGCCTGAAGTGCCGGAATAATACCGTCCCATGCCATTGGCTGAATCTCAACATCGAAACCTTTCTTATCAGCAATCCATTTAATTGACTCAACATCAAAACCTGTGGGGTTTCCGTCTTTGTCAATGTATGAGTACGGAGGATATTCGCCGTCAATTCCGACAATGTACTTGACATCAATAATTGTCACTTTCTCTACAACAGGAACTGTCTCATCCGCACCGGTGCAACCTGCAATGGCAACTGCCATTACAGCAAGCGCGAGCATAAAAACAGTAGTAAACTTTCTGTCCATAATGTAATTTAGGGTAGAGAAGAATATATCGGTTATGAATTTGTTCGCAGTAACGGGCGCGGCAGATAGATCAGCTGCATCAGATTAAAAAAGGTGTAAAATCCTGTACGTTAAGAGTTTGTGATAACGCCTTTAACGGAATAACAAAATATTCATGCCATGCTAAAGCATAACATACTATAGATATGTACTGGAACAAAGAGATGGAGACGCTCACCGGAGATGACCTTGACAGACTCCAGGCAAGGCACCTCAGGTGGACGGTAAAACAGGCACAAAAAGTTCCATTTTACAAAAAACTCCTTAATGACGCAGGAATTTATGCAGACGACATTCGAAGGAAGGAAGATATTGTAAAACTTCCTTTTACCACAAAAAAGGATTTGCAGTCCGGATATCCGTTTGGATTTTTTGCTGTCCCTAAAAAGGAGATTGTCCGGATACATACCACATCCGGCACTACCGGAAAACCAACTGTAGTCGGATATACCAGAAAAGACCTTGAAAACTGGTCTGAACTTATTGCCAGAAATATGACAATGGTCGGCCTTACTGACGAGGATACATTTCAGAACGCAGTGAATTATGGTCTTTTTACAGGCGGACTTGGATTTCACTACGGTGCAGAGAAAGTCGGCATGACAGTAATTCCAAGCGGCACGGGAAATACAAAACGCCAGATCGAGATGATCGATGACTTTGGCGTCACCGCAATGCACTGCACTCCCGGTTATGCGCTCCATCTCGCCGAGGTTGCAGAACAGATGGGGACAAAGCTTGAGAGCTTTAAAACCGGAATGTTTGGTGCTGAACCGTGGTCTGAGAATATGAGAAAGACCCTTGAGGAGAAGCTTGCCGTCACCGCCTATGATTCATACGGCATGAGTGAGATGTACGGCCCGGGCGCTGCATTTGAGTGTCCCGAAAAGGACGGGCTTCATTTCTGGCATGACTCTTACTTAATTGAGATAATTGATCCTGAGACCGGAGAGAGCCTCTCTCCCGGAGAGAAGGGTGAACTGGTCGTAACTCCGCTTGTAAAAGAGGCGATGCCGCTTATAAGATACAGAACGGGCGACATCACATATATCATTGATGACGAATGCCCCTGCAAAAGAGGAGACAGGATTGCAAGGATTACCGGGAGAAGCGATGATATGCTTGTAATACGCGGAATTAACATATTTCCGTCACAGATTGAGCATGTACTGAAGTCACTTCCGGAAGTAGGGGATCAGTTTATGGTGTATGTTGACAGGGTTAATCACCTTGATGAGATGACCATTGACACCGAGATAAAGAGAGAATATTTCAGCGGTGAACTATCTGACCTTGAAAAAATTCAGAAGAAAATAATTCATCAGTTAAGGGAGACACTGAATATAAGGACAAGCGTGAACCTTGTCGAACCGGAATCACTGCCCCGTTTTGAAGGAAAGGCAAAGAGAGTCATTGATAAGAGAGGGGATAAGATATGAAAATATGGGACCCAAGAATTGAGGAGATGCCGGCAGCAGATCTGAAGAAACTTCAGTACAGACATTTAAAGACACTTGTTTACCGGCTTTACAGCTTTTCAGAGTTCTATCACCGGAGAATGGATGAGCAGAAGGTCCATCCGGATGACATAAGGTCACTTGCAGACATTACAAAACTGCCGTTTATGTACAAGAGTGACTTAAGAGACAATTACCCAAACAGGATCTTTACCGCACCCCAGGAAGAGCTGGTACGGTACCACGTATCTTCAGGTACAACCGGCAAGCCGACGGTTGTCGGTTATACGCAAAAAGACCTTGACATCTGGACAACCTCACTTGCAAGGGCGCTCACCGCAGCAGGTCTTGGCCGGGGCGACATCATGCAGGTATCGTACGGTTATGGCCTCTTCACAGGTGGTCTTGGTCTGCATTACGGTGCGGAGAAGATCGGTGCAACGGTTGTCCCTACAAGTGTCGGCAATACAGAGAGACAGATTGAACTTATGCAGGATTTATCAGTTACAGCCATCGCCTGCACGCCATCATATATGGTTCACCTTGGAGAAACAGCCGAAAAAATGGGCATATCAATTAAGAACGATACCAACCTTAAAACCGCAGTTCTCGGGGCAGAACCCTGGTCAGAGACGATGAGGCAGAGAATTCAGGAGCAGATGGGAATTTCGGCATACAACATCTACGGCACATCTGAACTTTCAGGTCCGATGTTCACCGAATGTGCAGAGCAGAACGGGATTCATATCTGGGGAGATATTGCCTATACTGAAATTATCGATCCTGAAACCGGAGAGCAGCTTCCTCCGGGCGAGAAAGGGGAACTTGTTATGACAATCCTTCAGAAGGAGGCACTGCCGATGATAAGGTTCAGGATTGGTGACATCACTTCCCTTGATGAATCTGTATGCCCGTGCGGCAGGACTCATCCAAGAATAGAACGCATTCAGGGGCGTGTGGACGATATGCTTATCATCCGGGGAATTAATGTCTTCCCGTCACAGGTAGAGCATGCACTGCTCGGAATTCCGGAAGTATCAGGACATTTCCAGATTATTGTTGACCGGAAAGGTGCCCTTGATACTATGCTTGTGCAGGTTGAGTTAAATCCGGACTCTTTTTCGGATAAAGTATCGGATATAATGGATATACGAAACAAGGTATCGCATCTGCTGAAAAATCAGCTCAATGTCGCCGCCGGTGTAGAACTCGTTGCACCGGGGGCACTGCCAAGATTTGAAGGAAAGGCAAAGAGAGTAACTGACAGGAGGGTAATGTAATGAATACTGAGGATTATATAATCAAACAGATTTCCGTATTTTCAGAGAACAAACCGGGAAGACTTGCAGCGATTGCAAAGGCTATGGAGGAAGAGAAGATCAATATCTTTGCTTTCTCAATTGCCGAGGCAAAGGGTTTTGGTGTTGTGAGGGTTTTGGTTGACAAGCCAAAAGCAGCACTTGAGAAACTTGTAAATATCGGGTTCATGGTCTCATTTACAGATGTAATTGCGGTAAGTATGCACGATGTCCCCGGCGGGCTGTACGAGATTGCAGACATCCTTGCAAAAAGTGAGATCAATATTGAATACTCATACGCATATTCCGGAAAGGAAGCGGCAGTTCTGATCCTTCGTGTCGATCAGGCTGAAGAGGCAGTCCGGCGCCTTCTTGATAACGGTGCAAATCTTCTTAAATCAGAGATGTTCACCTGATCCGGGATTTGGATGATATTTCTGCTTTTTGAAACTATGCGGCCGGAAATTCTGCAATCAACTTTTTTTTCGTCAATCGGTTTATTGATAAAAATTTACGGATAATTCACTCCCAAAATATTGTTTCAGAAGAGGAAAAAGCCAAAATATAACAGATATCAGATCATATTAGTTAAGGTAATTCCGTTTGCAGGTGTAATCCGGATTATTTACGAAACTTTATGGCACTTTCCCGGATCCATAGGGTAGAGGATATCCTTTTGGGCTTCGAACCCAAAGACGCGGGTTCGATTCCCGCTGGGTCCGCTAAAAAAAATATAATTTTTTTATTCTATTTTAATATACGAAACATTGCCGGAAGCCACACCTATTCCGACTGAAACAGTTTCTGAGTCATCAGCAGCGTCAGTTGCAGACGCTATTACCCTGAAGAGGTAATTTCCGGATGGCATTCCATACACATTTATGGTTTCACTACTGGTGTAATCAACAAGCGGCCCGGATAAACCACTGAGTGTTTTATACGGCAGCCAGATGCCGTCACCCTCACGGAGGTAATATATTTTATGACTCACCTGTTCACTTCCGGAATAATTTACCTTCCATCCGAGATCAAATCTGTCAGTTACAATATCACCGGATGTGACCGTAAGTTCTTCTATGTCAAGTTCTGTAGAGGTGATTCCTGTAGAATTGAGGTCAGCCACCGCTGTAACATATGTAGCGGGGAGGGAGAGATAATCTGTTCCGTTATTGAAGCTTATCGTTGAGCCGGAACCGAATATATTCAGGTTGCCGCTCTTCATTATTTTAAGCCTGAAACTGGTCTCCCAGTGCTGACCAAGTTTTATTGTTCCGACATTGAAGTCCAGATTCTGATCATCTGCCCAGTCCAGGGTCTGATCTTCAGTATAGAGAGGAATTATTGTTGCCGTCGAATTCCATGATTCAATCGTCGTTGAGACACCGTCCAGATAGACATAGTCAATAACGGGATCTTCCGCTGTATTAGGTACAGTCACATTATTGAGTTCAATGTTGTCAAATACAAGCTGCATTGTTGTGTTGACACCGGCCTCGGTCTTAAGTTCACCTGCAATGCTTGTATATATTGCCCCCAGATCATTACCTGTGGGTGCATAGTAGTATTTACCTCCCGTGCATTCCGCTATTTTTTCGAGAACTTCTTTTCCATCTGTTGAAATGGAATCGGCAAAAGCTATTGAATATATTGTAATATTGTTGTTATTTGCATAGACTGTAAGGTTCTGCTCTGCTGATGTGAGATCTGAAAACGGATAATAATTCTCAGTCAGGGTGCCGTAATATGTGGGACCGGAATAATAGTATTTATACCCATAATAATAGTAATAACCGGCATAACCCCTTGCAAGCGGATCACCATAGTAGTTATAATCGCCATCAGAGAGAAGAATTACACCCTTTACTGCATCTGCTCTCCCGTTATCAACAAGCTCTTTTATGGCAAGGTACAGACCCTTCCTCATCGGAGTGCCGCTCATAGGGACAATTCTGTCCACTTCATAGTCAAAAGAAGAGCGGTCAGTAGTAAGTGAGAGATCGACAGTTGCATAACTGCTGTAATATTTACCATTGCCAGGATAATATAAACTTATGTATGAGCCGTCATCTGAACTTCTGTCGTCACGGCCGGCCCAGTAATCATAACCATAGTAATAGATATTGGACGAACCGGAAACACCAAATGAGGCAATTCCAACCTGATCACGCCCTTCAGACATCTCTGAACTGAATGTTTTGAGAGCTGACATAGCAGAGACCATCCTGTCCGGATAATCCTTTAACATACTGCCGGAACGATCAACAGATACCATCACATCTATTGGATCAGGAGTCAGTGCATACCCGTCACCATATATGCTCACGCTCACATCGACAGTGCCATTCACTGCCACAGTTTCAGGTTCTGCAAGAGTTGTAACACTGATATACGGATAATTCTTCCATTCGACCTTTATTGTCCGGCTTACATTGCCCCAGTGGGCTGTGACTGTGCAGTTCGCCTCCGCAAGTTCGTTAAAATCCGGAGATGACCAGGCAGTCTCAAATTCTCCGGGTATAAACTCAACTATCGCCTGCCCGTATTCATCAGATTCGGCAGTTGTCTGAAGCAGCTGAGGACCCTCAGCCTGGTACGCAGGGTATGTCTTATCTTCAAGGGAGAATGAAACTATTTCGTTCTTCACCGGATTTCCCCTCTCGTCAATAACCTTTGCACGGATCAGTGAATTTGAATCAGGAAGGACATCCACACTCGGCATAGTCTCCGGATTTGCAGTCAGGAGCATATTTACAGGTTCTGTGCTGTCAAACAGGAGATCATTGCTGACTGATGCACTTGAATTGTCTGTCGATGTTGCGGTCAGTGTAAACAGCCCCTTCTGGCTCTTGGGGCCGTATGTCACACTAATCCTGCCGGCAGAATTGGATCTCAGAGTAAAGTCATCTTCGTTTGGATCTGATGAGCTTATGGTGACAGTTCTGTTGCCGGAAGGATTGCCATGGAGATCATATAGAAAATACGTAACTGTAAACGGAGTCTCGCCGTCTGCGGGGACGTAAGGAGGGTCTGCCGCATGCGGGCTGACAGCAGATTCAATTACCGCAGGCGGAGCCGTTGAAATTCCATTTATGACTATAAGGTTCTGACTTAGTGGTTCAGGGGGTTCAATATTGATGAGATTCTCCCCCGGTGTTGTAGAGATAAGGAATATTACATTTACAAAGCCGTCTGAACTCACCGTTTCTGTAATTGTATCCTCTGAATAATCAACACCGTTCCAGAATCCTGAGGTACCTCCGGAAGATGAAAATGTTATATATTCCGCCAAAGTTCCCTCAGCATCTTCCCTCCTGCTGTCAATGATATTCTCATAGGCATCGGTCATCCGCACCGAAATATCGATTTCACTTCCGACTTCAGATTCATAATCATAATTTAAATATGATATTCTGTCAGGAACGGAATGATCGACATAAAGAGTTATTATTTTTGACAGAAAATATTCAGAATCATCCACGGTATAGTTGACTTCCGCAACAATAGTTGGTTCTCCGCTTCTGACAGAGCTGAATGTTGTTTTGTAGGGAGATGATGTGTCAGATGTTATATCCGGCTCACCATAAATTTCCGGCTGAGTACAGTAAAACTCTACTGAAGATACAGAAACACTCAGGTTTGTAATCTCAACAGTTATTTCAGCGCCGTTTCCGCCGGCAGTTATCCACTGGCTGTCAGATGTAATATCTACTTCAGATTCCTCAAGTGCCGCTGAGAGACCGCACAGGAGAGAAAATGAGATCAGGAAAATTAATATCGGAATGAATTTCATAACATTTCAGCCACAGAGCTATAAGATTGATAAAAATAAGTAATTTCAGACTATATATCTTTTGGATATAATTCAGAGGGAAAAAAACAACACAGATTAAGGAGATAATTAAATAATATTTCACACTACTCTGTCAAAATCATAACAGGAAGAATGACCAGTCGTATTTATCGGAGGAATCAGAGCATATATAAGCCCTGAATTCCGGAATGTATTTTTTTTTGCCGGAAAATTGAGATCAGAGAGTTCCGCCGCCCTTCCGACCCGATCTTCCCTTTGAACCGCCTTTTTTTAACCCGGAAAATCTCTTCAGACCAAAGAATACCGCCGCACAGACAATTATTATCAGGAGTGCTATTCCGCCTATGAAAACTATATCCATCTCTTTTTCAATTGTCAGGACTATCTCCATCTCAGTGCTGCCTTTGGGAACGTTCTTCAGAACAGCTGCATCTTTATATCCTTTGCAGGTTACATCAAATGTATAGTCCTGACCGGACAGAAGCTGTGTGGTTATCTTTCCGGATGAATCAGTCACACCTATGGTGTTGTTATCCGATTTCACAACCGCACCCGGGACTGCTTTATGATCTCTGTCCTCAACAAATAATGTTACATCCGACTTGCCGTATTCGATTACTGCAATTATGTTGTCATCCGTTCCGTCTATTGTGTATTCGTTATACCAGTTTTCATAGCCGGTTTTTCTGACCTCAAATGAGTGTTTTCCGGCGATAAGGTTTGTAACGCCTGATCTTCCGTAGGTATCGGATTTGCCGAAGTAATCTGCATCTATGTAAATTTCAGCGTATTCTACGGGGCGTTTCTCAGAGTCATATACTGAGAGGGTTATAGGGTACAGTGATTTTGAGAGTGTTACAGGATAGATTACTTCAGCACTTCCAAAGAAGTGGCTCTCTTCAAATACCTGATATTCATCTTTCTGTATTCTGACG
The sequence above is a segment of the Methanoplanus limicola DSM 2279 genome. Coding sequences within it:
- a CDS encoding collagen binding domain-containing protein encodes the protein MNLRRIIALALILTTLCCIVQATTLTITARDEFDQTPVEGASVYINGAYIGSTNSDGQYTYSHSFSDSLRVGVEKSGYKYLNDLISGSKTSFFAEMKREKGILSINVLDADTLEALSGAVVKISGTGTDDSEATDSSGEAVFEVPLQSVYVIEVQLPRYDTIQKTVEMDQSTKKVDYLIKRNDIIVFQVKEAENGLPLPGTSVYIEGILQGTTGSDGRLTAYIEHERTYDVRIQKDEYQVFEESHFFGSAEVIYPVTLSKSLYPITLSVYDSEKRPVEYAEIYIDADYFGKSDTYGRSGVTNLIAGKHSFEVRKTGYENWYNEYTIDGTDDNIIAVIEYGKSDVTLFVEDRDHKAVPGAVVKSDNNTIGVTDSSGKITTQLLSGQDYTFDVTCKGYKDAAVLKNVPKGSTEMEIVLTIEKEMDIVFIGGIALLIIIVCAAVFFGLKRFSGLKKGGSKGRSGRKGGGTL
- a CDS encoding VWA domain-containing protein; its protein translation is MKFIPILIFLISFSLLCGLSAALEESEVDITSDSQWITAGGNGAEITVEITNLSVSVSSVEFYCTQPEIYGEPDITSDTSSPYKTTFSSVRSGEPTIVAEVNYTVDDSEYFLSKIITLYVDHSVPDRISYLNYDYESEVGSEIDISVRMTDAYENIIDSRREDAEGTLAEYITFSSSGGTSGFWNGVDYSEDTITETVSSDGFVNVIFLISTTPGENLINIEPPEPLSQNLIVINGISTAPPAVIESAVSPHAADPPYVPADGETPFTVTYFLYDLHGNPSGNRTVTISSSDPNEDDFTLRSNSAGRISVTYGPKSQKGLFTLTATSTDNSSASVSNDLLFDSTEPVNMLLTANPETMPSVDVLPDSNSLIRAKVIDERGNPVKNEIVSFSLEDKTYPAYQAEGPQLLQTTAESDEYGQAIVEFIPGEFETAWSSPDFNELAEANCTVTAHWGNVSRTIKVEWKNYPYISVTTLAEPETVAVNGTVDVSVSIYGDGYALTPDPIDVMVSVDRSGSMLKDYPDRMVSAMSALKTFSSEMSEGRDQVGIASFGVSGSSNIYYYGYDYWAGRDDRSSDDGSYISLYYPGNGKYYSSYATVDLSLTTDRSSFDYEVDRIVPMSGTPMRKGLYLAIKELVDNGRADAVKGVILLSDGDYNYYGDPLARGYAGYYYYYGYKYYYSGPTYYGTLTENYYPFSDLTSAEQNLTVYANNNNITIYSIAFADSISTDGKEVLEKIAECTGGKYYYAPTGNDLGAIYTSIAGELKTEAGVNTTMQLVFDNIELNNVTVPNTAEDPVIDYVYLDGVSTTIESWNSTATIIPLYTEDQTLDWADDQNLDFNVGTIKLGQHWETSFRLKIMKSGNLNIFGSGSTISFNNGTDYLSLPATYVTAVADLNSTGITSTELDIEELTVTSGDIVTDRFDLGWKVNYSGSEQVSHKIYYLREGDGIWLPYKTLSGLSGPLVDYTSSETINVYGMPSGNYLFRVIASATDAADDSETVSVGIGVASGNVSYIKIE
- a CDS encoding phenylacetate--CoA ligase family protein produces the protein MKIWDPRIEEMPAADLKKLQYRHLKTLVYRLYSFSEFYHRRMDEQKVHPDDIRSLADITKLPFMYKSDLRDNYPNRIFTAPQEELVRYHVSSGTTGKPTVVGYTQKDLDIWTTSLARALTAAGLGRGDIMQVSYGYGLFTGGLGLHYGAEKIGATVVPTSVGNTERQIELMQDLSVTAIACTPSYMVHLGETAEKMGISIKNDTNLKTAVLGAEPWSETMRQRIQEQMGISAYNIYGTSELSGPMFTECAEQNGIHIWGDIAYTEIIDPETGEQLPPGEKGELVMTILQKEALPMIRFRIGDITSLDESVCPCGRTHPRIERIQGRVDDMLIIRGINVFPSQVEHALLGIPEVSGHFQIIVDRKGALDTMLVQVELNPDSFSDKVSDIMDIRNKVSHLLKNQLNVAAGVELVAPGALPRFEGKAKRVTDRRVM